The proteins below are encoded in one region of Mycobacterium sp. 3519A:
- a CDS encoding FadD3 family acyl-CoA ligase — protein MTQPQPWATIPEMVLSAADRFGDAEAVVDGPLRLTFTELVARIRCAAGAFNDFGVQKGDRVAIWAPNCAEWIIAAFGLLTAGGVLVPVNTRFKTDEAADVIGRSGAKAVLIQKGFLGQDFSAPAGIPAIDLKSDFLSGGAPFERAVDGADISDIIFTSGTTGRPKGAKMNHRQTLRMYEEWATLADLREGDRYLMINPYFHTFGLKAGLIASFLRGATMVPVAAFDIDRVVELVDTERITMLPGPPTLYHSLLAVTDKDKLATLRAGVTGAADIPVELVRRIHDELPFQTLMTGYGLTEAGNVTLSRPGDSFEDVATTAGLPCEDIEVRVADDGEVLVRGYGVMQGYLDDPVATAEAIDADGWLHTGDLGTFTESGRLRIVGRKKDMFIVGGFNAYPAEIEGFLMEHPAVAQAAVIGVPDDRLGQVGKAFVVVKPGKTGLTGDELITWSRERMAGFKVPRFVEFLEQLPLNATGKVMKDKLR, from the coding sequence ATGACCCAGCCACAACCGTGGGCGACCATCCCCGAGATGGTCCTGAGCGCGGCGGACCGCTTCGGCGACGCGGAAGCGGTCGTCGACGGTCCGCTGCGCCTCACCTTCACTGAACTCGTCGCTCGGATCCGTTGCGCGGCAGGTGCGTTCAACGACTTCGGGGTGCAGAAGGGTGACCGGGTCGCGATCTGGGCGCCGAACTGCGCCGAGTGGATCATCGCGGCGTTCGGGTTGCTCACCGCGGGCGGCGTGCTGGTACCCGTCAACACTCGGTTCAAGACGGACGAGGCGGCCGACGTCATCGGCCGCAGCGGCGCGAAGGCGGTGTTGATCCAGAAGGGCTTCCTAGGCCAGGACTTCAGCGCGCCGGCGGGCATCCCGGCGATCGACCTGAAATCCGATTTCCTGTCCGGCGGCGCGCCTTTCGAGCGGGCGGTCGACGGTGCCGACATCTCCGACATCATCTTCACCTCGGGCACCACCGGACGGCCCAAAGGCGCGAAGATGAACCACCGCCAGACGTTGCGGATGTACGAGGAGTGGGCCACGCTCGCGGACCTTCGCGAGGGCGACCGCTACCTGATGATCAACCCCTACTTCCACACCTTCGGCTTGAAGGCGGGGTTGATCGCGTCGTTCCTGCGCGGCGCCACCATGGTGCCTGTGGCCGCGTTCGACATCGACCGTGTCGTGGAACTCGTTGACACCGAACGGATCACGATGCTGCCGGGGCCGCCGACGCTGTACCACTCGCTGCTGGCAGTGACAGATAAGGACAAACTCGCGACCCTGCGGGCGGGCGTCACGGGCGCCGCGGACATTCCGGTGGAACTGGTCCGCCGGATACACGACGAACTCCCGTTCCAGACGTTGATGACCGGGTACGGGCTGACCGAGGCGGGCAACGTGACGCTGTCCAGGCCAGGCGACTCGTTCGAGGATGTCGCGACCACCGCGGGGCTGCCGTGCGAGGACATCGAGGTGCGGGTCGCCGATGACGGCGAAGTGCTCGTACGCGGCTACGGCGTCATGCAGGGCTACCTCGACGACCCCGTCGCGACCGCGGAGGCCATCGACGCCGACGGGTGGCTGCACACCGGGGACCTCGGCACCTTCACGGAGTCGGGCAGGCTGCGGATCGTCGGCCGCAAGAAGGACATGTTCATCGTCGGCGGCTTCAACGCCTACCCCGCCGAGATCGAGGGCTTCTTGATGGAACACCCCGCCGTCGCGCAGGCCGCGGTGATCGGCGTTCCCGATGACCGGCTGGGTCAGGTGGGCAAGGCGTTCGTGGTCGTCAAGCCCGGGAAAACCGGATTGACCGGGGACGAGTTGATCACATGGAGCCGGGAGCGGATGGCCGGATTCAAGGTGCCCCGGTTCGTCGAGTTCCTCGAACAGCTACCGTTGAACGCCACTGGCAAAGTCATGAAAGACAAGTTGCGCTGA
- a CDS encoding patatin-like phospholipase family protein produces the protein MVLSGGGVKGIGLVGAVVALMDGGYRAQRVSGTSAGSIVGAILAAAAMGDQLTPDEVKQLALQLDYRKFTDAGPVERVPLLGPSLAVLRGSGIYKGDYAHDWVRSELANLGVRTFGDLAIDDDELPPERRYKLVVTVADVTTGQLVRLPWDYRRVYGRDPDEQSVADAVRASMSIPFFFRPVTLTAASGLTSTLVDGGILSNFPIDSLDRHDGRRPRWPSFGVTVLPNLPEGNDKVIPALAPIRMLGAPHLLEDVITTALVGRDQAYLNEPWVSARTIRVDSTDVGFLDFDISENEIEAQYVKGYAAAEQFLAGWNWHAYLDRFR, from the coding sequence ATGGTGCTGTCGGGTGGCGGCGTCAAGGGAATCGGGCTGGTAGGCGCCGTCGTCGCGCTGATGGACGGCGGATATCGCGCCCAACGCGTCTCGGGGACGTCGGCCGGGTCCATCGTCGGCGCGATCCTGGCGGCCGCGGCGATGGGCGACCAGTTGACCCCCGACGAGGTGAAACAGCTTGCCCTGCAACTGGATTACCGAAAGTTCACCGATGCCGGTCCCGTCGAGCGGGTGCCGCTGCTCGGCCCGTCGCTGGCGGTGCTGCGCGGTTCCGGCATCTACAAGGGTGACTACGCCCACGACTGGGTGCGCAGCGAACTCGCGAATCTCGGCGTGCGTACGTTCGGCGACCTGGCCATCGACGACGACGAGCTGCCGCCCGAGCGGCGCTACAAACTGGTCGTCACCGTCGCGGACGTGACGACGGGCCAACTGGTCCGGCTGCCCTGGGACTACCGTCGGGTCTACGGTCGCGATCCCGACGAGCAGTCAGTCGCTGACGCGGTGCGCGCCTCGATGTCGATCCCGTTCTTCTTCCGCCCCGTCACGCTGACCGCCGCGAGCGGGTTGACGTCCACGTTGGTCGACGGCGGAATCCTGTCGAACTTCCCGATCGATTCGCTGGACCGCCACGACGGGCGGCGACCGCGCTGGCCCAGTTTCGGCGTCACCGTGCTGCCGAACCTGCCGGAGGGCAACGACAAGGTGATTCCCGCGTTGGCGCCGATCCGGATGCTTGGCGCACCGCACCTGCTGGAGGACGTGATCACCACGGCGTTGGTCGGCCGCGATCAGGCCTACCTGAACGAGCCATGGGTGAGTGCGCGCACCATCCGGGTGGACTCGACTGACGTCGGCTTCCTCGACTTCGACATCTCTGAAAACGAGATCGAAGCGCAGTACGTGAAGGGGTACGCCGCTGCCGAGCAGTTCCTGGCCGGCTGGAACTGGCACGCCTACCTCGACCGCTTCCGCTGA
- a CDS encoding 2-C-methyl-D-erythritol 4-phosphate cytidylyltransferase: protein MAGDLAAILPLYATSADAAFVPLAGETPLVRVARTMRGAAVVAAAESLADRAREALAGQGLSSIDVVTVTGPDSRAGCIAAALQAFADPPRQVLIHDIRRPLAPTSLSDRVIEALRAGASVAMPMLPVTDSVKTVDELGSVTGTLDRSLLRVVQYPRGFAVDELTRLLGQCRTDDFDELGEALHTTTPVRFVEGDADAFAVELPRGTDYVEAIIACRTQ from the coding sequence ATGGCAGGCGATCTGGCGGCGATCCTGCCGTTGTATGCGACGTCGGCGGACGCGGCGTTCGTGCCGTTGGCGGGGGAGACGCCGTTGGTGCGCGTTGCCCGCACGATGCGTGGTGCCGCGGTGGTCGCCGCCGCCGAATCATTGGCCGATCGGGCGCGGGAAGCGCTTGCGGGCCAAGGGTTGTCGTCGATCGACGTGGTGACGGTGACGGGTCCGGATTCGCGAGCCGGATGCATCGCCGCCGCGCTGCAGGCCTTCGCGGATCCGCCGCGTCAGGTGCTGATCCACGACATCCGCAGGCCATTGGCTCCGACAAGCCTGTCCGACAGGGTGATTGAAGCGTTACGGGCAGGCGCTTCGGTGGCGATGCCCATGCTGCCGGTGACCGACAGCGTGAAGACCGTCGACGAGCTGGGGTCGGTGACCGGCACCCTCGATCGTTCGCTGCTGCGGGTGGTGCAGTATCCGCGCGGGTTCGCCGTCGATGAACTGACCCGGCTGCTGGGACAGTGCAGGACCGACGACTTCGACGAACTCGGTGAAGCGCTGCACACGACGACGCCGGTGAGGTTCGTCGAGGGCGATGCCGACGCGTTCGCCGTCGAACTGCCAAGGGGCACCGACTATGTCGAGGCGATCATCGCCTGCCGGACACAGTGA
- a CDS encoding 2-C-methyl-D-erythritol 4-phosphate cytidylyltransferase, with amino-acid sequence MSQSDRLGAIRGRSPATQSTPCAVGVVLAAGLGTRVGADGNKAYLPLAGRSMVAWSLAAVAAVDEIARTVLVYRKGELDLARDTVAAELPGTAVKLVEGGDTRHASEFNVLRYLADDIESGAVDVVLIHDAARPLAASAMFVSALSLAREFGGAIPALATADVVRQGPAGVEATDGALVRVQTPQAFRARPLLRAYRAADADGFEGTDTSSCIEKYTDEQVRTFPGDEANLKVTYAKDIAVAARLLTVSGRR; translated from the coding sequence ATGTCGCAGAGTGACCGCCTCGGCGCCATCCGAGGCCGTTCTCCCGCAACGCAATCCACGCCATGTGCAGTCGGCGTGGTGCTGGCGGCCGGCCTCGGCACGCGTGTCGGCGCCGACGGCAACAAGGCGTACCTGCCGCTGGCTGGCCGCAGCATGGTGGCCTGGTCGCTGGCCGCGGTAGCCGCCGTCGACGAGATCGCCAGGACGGTGTTGGTGTATCGGAAAGGTGAACTGGACCTCGCCCGCGACACCGTCGCCGCCGAGTTGCCCGGCACGGCGGTGAAACTGGTCGAGGGCGGCGACACCAGGCACGCCTCGGAGTTCAACGTGCTGCGCTACCTCGCCGACGACATCGAGTCCGGTGCAGTCGACGTGGTGCTGATCCACGACGCGGCCAGGCCCTTGGCGGCCAGCGCCATGTTCGTCAGTGCACTGTCGCTCGCGCGCGAGTTCGGCGGCGCGATACCGGCGTTGGCCACCGCGGACGTGGTGCGGCAGGGACCTGCCGGAGTCGAGGCAACCGACGGTGCACTGGTGCGGGTGCAGACCCCGCAGGCGTTTCGCGCCCGACCTCTGCTGCGCGCATACCGTGCCGCCGACGCCGACGGATTCGAAGGCACCGACACGTCGTCGTGCATCGAGAAGTACACCGACGAGCAGGTCCGCACGTTCCCCGGCGACGAGGCCAACCTGAAGGTGACCTACGCCAAGGACATCGCCGTCGCGGCCCGACTGCTCACTGTGTCCGGCAGGCGATGA
- a CDS encoding PPOX class F420-dependent oxidoreductase, giving the protein MEELSDDVVEFLSEGTRTGLLGYLASDGRPLVAPVWFVVDNGELAFNTGKDTAKGRALTRDPRVVMCVDDSQPPYSFVQVQGIATISEDPQDVLDIATRTGGRYMGAERAQEYGRRNGVPGELVVRIKPTKVIKAFNVAE; this is encoded by the coding sequence GTGGAAGAACTTTCCGACGATGTCGTCGAATTCCTGTCTGAAGGCACTCGCACCGGACTGCTCGGCTACCTCGCATCCGACGGCCGACCGCTCGTGGCGCCGGTGTGGTTCGTCGTGGACAACGGTGAGCTGGCCTTCAACACGGGTAAGGACACCGCGAAAGGTCGTGCGCTGACGCGGGATCCGCGGGTGGTGATGTGTGTCGACGACTCGCAACCGCCGTACTCGTTCGTACAGGTCCAGGGCATCGCGACCATCAGCGAAGACCCGCAGGACGTGCTCGACATCGCGACAAGAACCGGTGGCCGCTACATGGGCGCAGAAAGGGCGCAGGAGTACGGCAGGCGCAACGGCGTACCCGGTGAGCTCGTCGTGCGCATCAAGCCGACCAAGGTGATCAAGGCGTTCAATGTCGCAGAGTGA
- a CDS encoding transcriptional regulator, giving the protein MSDEFALKLLGQFSLQRGEEVVELPPACQRLIALVALKRRPVHRLWVCAMLWPHAQTRRAIASLRSTMWRLRPVGADPLLEVDPQYIALASDVSVDWHDAVDQIEHLLNAEAPVDPQFVADLLPLLRAGELLDGWSEPWAHAERQRYRATRKAARDALSGGSEKQVAAYACGSMRSAHTLHSIRKSKND; this is encoded by the coding sequence GTGTCGGATGAATTTGCGCTCAAGCTGCTCGGACAGTTCTCCCTCCAGCGCGGTGAGGAGGTGGTGGAGCTACCTCCCGCGTGCCAGCGGCTGATCGCCCTCGTCGCGCTCAAGCGCAGGCCGGTGCACCGGCTGTGGGTATGCGCGATGCTGTGGCCGCATGCGCAGACCCGGCGCGCGATCGCGAGCCTGCGCTCGACGATGTGGCGGCTTCGCCCGGTCGGCGCCGATCCGCTGCTCGAAGTCGATCCTCAGTACATCGCGCTGGCGTCAGACGTCTCGGTGGATTGGCACGACGCCGTCGACCAGATCGAGCACCTGCTCAACGCCGAGGCGCCCGTCGACCCGCAGTTCGTGGCCGATCTGCTTCCGCTGCTTCGCGCCGGTGAGCTTCTCGACGGCTGGTCCGAACCGTGGGCGCACGCCGAACGTCAGCGTTACCGCGCCACCCGCAAGGCGGCGCGCGACGCGTTGAGCGGCGGATCGGAAAAGCAGGTAGCCGCCTACGCGTGTGGCTCCATGCGGTCGGCACATACGCTTCATTCCATCCGGAAGTCCAAGAACGACTAG
- a CDS encoding NAD-dependent epimerase/dehydratase family protein → MAGGKKLVMGASGFLGSHVTRQLVQRGDDVRVILRPTSSTQGIEDLVETGAVECRYGDIFDDDAVRAAMAGCDDVFYCVVDTRAWLRDPAPLFRTNVDGLRRVLDAAVDADLRRFVFTSTIGTIGIPAEQRPATEEDEFNWADRSSGYIRSRVEAENLVLCAVSERALPAVALCVSNTYGPGDWQPTSHGKQIALAAAGRLPFYVKGWAGEAVGVEDAAEALLLAAEKGRSGERYIVSERYVEVQELYRTAAEAAGVEPPRFGMPLWAMYAMGYAGDVRTALGRDSQLTSRSVRLMHIWPKLDHGKAERELGWRPAPVLESVRRAAQFFRENRRRRRPSRPQKNR, encoded by the coding sequence ATGGCGGGCGGCAAGAAGTTGGTGATGGGCGCAAGTGGATTCCTCGGCTCCCACGTCACCCGACAGTTGGTGCAACGCGGCGACGACGTGCGGGTCATCCTGCGCCCGACCAGCTCGACGCAGGGCATCGAGGACCTGGTCGAGACGGGTGCGGTCGAGTGCCGCTACGGCGACATCTTCGACGACGACGCGGTGCGCGCGGCGATGGCCGGTTGCGACGACGTCTTCTACTGCGTCGTCGACACCCGCGCCTGGCTGCGGGATCCGGCTCCGCTGTTCCGCACCAACGTCGACGGTCTGCGCCGCGTCCTTGATGCCGCGGTGGATGCCGACCTGAGGCGGTTCGTGTTCACCAGCACGATCGGCACCATCGGGATCCCGGCCGAGCAGCGACCCGCCACCGAGGAGGACGAGTTCAACTGGGCCGACAGGAGCAGCGGCTACATCCGCTCGCGGGTCGAGGCGGAGAACCTCGTGCTGTGCGCGGTCTCTGAACGCGCATTACCCGCTGTGGCGCTGTGCGTTTCGAACACCTACGGGCCCGGTGATTGGCAGCCGACGTCGCACGGTAAGCAAATCGCGCTCGCTGCGGCGGGCAGGCTGCCGTTCTACGTCAAGGGGTGGGCAGGCGAAGCGGTGGGGGTCGAGGATGCCGCCGAGGCGCTGCTGCTGGCCGCCGAAAAGGGCCGCAGCGGCGAGCGCTATATCGTCTCGGAGCGGTACGTGGAGGTGCAGGAGCTGTACCGGACCGCCGCGGAGGCGGCGGGCGTCGAGCCGCCGCGGTTCGGCATGCCGCTGTGGGCCATGTACGCCATGGGGTACGCCGGCGACGTGCGCACCGCGCTTGGCCGCGACTCCCAGCTGACCAGTCGCAGCGTCCGGCTGATGCACATCTGGCCGAAGCTCGACCACGGGAAGGCCGAGCGGGAGCTGGGATGGCGGCCGGCACCGGTGCTCGAGTCGGTCCGCAGGGCGGCGCAGTTCTTCCGGGAGAACCGGCGGCGGCGCCGACCTTCGCGTCCGCAAAAAAACAGGTAG
- a CDS encoding low temperature requirement protein A: MTEAQPQRPAVHAHRIRRMTGRDPHEEHRVATPLELLFDLTFVVAFGIAASEYAHMLAEDHVRAGLLGFSFAAFAICWAWINFAWFASAYDTDDWIYRLMTMLQMVGVIVLALGLPQMYASIEHGGHVANEVMVAGYVIMRIALVGQWLRAAKQDPGRRAACLTYATAVTVAQIGWAAAIFLHTSLAATFAVVVVLIGIELLGPLLAETRIAKTPWHAHHITERYSLLTIIALGEGVVGTVATVSAAVGAQGWSYDAIFVAVAGIGLTFGMWWTYFVAPQADLLHAHRERSFFFGYFHIVTFAAIVATGAGLHAAAYYIEHHSELGSVPTVLSVAVPVGIYILSVYALYARLARIVDPFHVLLLVLTAAVLGVAVWLAAAGISMANCLLVVTLAPMVTVVGYETRGHRHAADAIARNLDE; this comes from the coding sequence ATGACGGAGGCGCAACCGCAGCGGCCGGCGGTGCATGCGCATCGCATCCGCAGGATGACCGGGCGCGACCCACACGAAGAGCACCGGGTGGCCACTCCGCTGGAGTTGCTGTTCGACCTGACGTTCGTCGTCGCGTTCGGTATCGCGGCGAGCGAGTACGCGCACATGCTCGCCGAGGACCACGTCCGCGCCGGACTGCTCGGGTTCTCCTTCGCCGCCTTCGCGATCTGCTGGGCCTGGATCAACTTCGCGTGGTTCGCGTCGGCCTATGACACCGACGACTGGATCTACCGGTTGATGACCATGCTCCAGATGGTCGGCGTGATCGTGCTGGCGCTCGGCTTACCGCAGATGTACGCATCGATCGAACACGGCGGCCACGTCGCAAACGAGGTCATGGTGGCCGGGTACGTCATCATGCGGATCGCGTTGGTGGGGCAGTGGTTACGCGCGGCCAAACAGGACCCGGGCCGACGCGCGGCGTGCCTGACCTACGCCACGGCCGTCACCGTCGCGCAGATCGGCTGGGCCGCCGCCATCTTCCTGCACACCTCGCTGGCTGCCACGTTCGCAGTCGTGGTCGTGCTGATCGGCATCGAGCTGCTCGGCCCGCTGCTGGCCGAGACCCGCATCGCGAAGACGCCGTGGCACGCCCACCACATCACCGAGCGCTACAGCCTGCTGACGATCATCGCGCTCGGCGAAGGTGTGGTGGGGACGGTGGCAACGGTGTCGGCGGCCGTGGGCGCGCAGGGCTGGTCGTACGACGCGATCTTCGTGGCGGTGGCGGGCATCGGGCTCACCTTCGGCATGTGGTGGACGTATTTCGTGGCGCCGCAGGCCGATCTGCTGCATGCCCACCGGGAGCGGTCGTTCTTCTTCGGCTACTTCCACATCGTCACGTTCGCCGCCATCGTCGCCACTGGGGCCGGTCTGCACGCCGCCGCGTACTACATCGAGCACCATTCCGAACTCGGCTCCGTTCCAACCGTGTTGTCCGTGGCCGTGCCGGTGGGGATCTACATCTTGTCGGTCTACGCGCTGTATGCACGGTTGGCGCGCATCGTGGATCCGTTCCACGTGCTGCTGCTGGTGTTGACCGCCGCGGTGCTCGGGGTCGCGGTGTGGCTGGCGGCCGCGGGCATCTCGATGGCGAACTGCCTGTTGGTCGTCACGCTGGCGCCGATGGTCACCGTGGTCGGCTATGAGACGCGCGGACATCGGCACGCCGCCGACGCGATCGCCAGAAACCTCGACGAGTGA
- a CDS encoding ChaB family protein yields the protein MPKTSKSGAAKKSELPSTLQKSSAKAQRTFAKAHDAAAKEYGEGERAHRVAYSALKHSFEKVGDHWEPKSQKGPSDSRARSGGRNPKGETAEGVNANASKKHLVEVARKLDISGRSTMSKEELVSAIKKANRRTTARNR from the coding sequence ATGCCGAAGACATCCAAGAGCGGTGCTGCCAAGAAGAGTGAGTTGCCGAGCACCCTGCAGAAGTCGTCTGCCAAGGCGCAGCGCACATTCGCCAAGGCTCATGACGCGGCGGCGAAAGAGTACGGCGAAGGTGAGCGCGCGCATCGCGTCGCGTACAGCGCGTTGAAGCACAGCTTCGAAAAGGTGGGCGACCACTGGGAGCCGAAATCGCAGAAGGGGCCGTCGGATTCGCGGGCCCGCAGCGGCGGACGGAATCCGAAAGGCGAGACCGCCGAAGGTGTCAATGCGAACGCATCGAAGAAGCACCTCGTGGAAGTGGCTCGCAAGTTGGACATCTCGGGCCGATCGACGATGAGCAAGGAAGAACTGGTGTCGGCGATCAAGAAGGCCAACCGGCGCACTACGGCGCGCAACCGCTGA
- a CDS encoding nitrate/nitrite transporter, which yields MRPWIVWATGLLAYIVAVLDRTTLGVSGLDAAERFNASPSVLSTFVVLQVVVYAGAQVPAGLLLDRFGSKALILSGGAVMASGQLVLAFTESLPTAVAARAVVGLGDAVTFISVLRLVPYWFSPKQVPLLTQLTGICGQLGQVLSAVPFFALLTGAGWTPAYVSVAALGVLSIVLTLALVRNTPNGPALPTQISSVRDTLVSLKTVWLRPGTRLGFFTHMGTQFSVTVFALMWGVPYLTEAQGLSAGAAGALLTVSVVAAISAGIAIGIVTGRMPHRRSRVVLGIIAANAIAWTVVLALPHRAPMWLLVTLIVVISVGGPGSMVGFDFARTFNPSSTLGTAQGMVNMGGFVASLLIMQVMGLILDAAGDFSFASFRLAWTVQYAVWAFAVIGILITRRKARRLMRVEDDAMLLESVETHPAGR from the coding sequence GTGCGTCCCTGGATTGTGTGGGCCACCGGACTGCTCGCGTACATCGTCGCCGTTCTCGATAGGACCACGCTCGGGGTTTCAGGCCTGGATGCCGCCGAACGGTTCAATGCCAGCCCCAGTGTGCTGTCGACGTTCGTGGTTTTGCAGGTGGTCGTCTATGCGGGCGCCCAGGTCCCCGCGGGCTTGCTGCTCGATCGGTTCGGCTCCAAGGCGCTGATCTTGTCCGGCGGCGCCGTGATGGCCTCAGGCCAACTGGTGCTGGCGTTCACCGAATCGCTGCCGACGGCCGTCGCCGCTCGCGCCGTCGTCGGCCTCGGGGATGCGGTGACCTTCATATCCGTGCTGCGGCTGGTGCCGTACTGGTTTTCGCCGAAGCAGGTGCCGCTGCTCACCCAGTTGACCGGCATCTGCGGACAATTGGGCCAAGTGCTTTCGGCGGTACCGTTTTTCGCGCTGCTGACGGGCGCGGGGTGGACGCCGGCGTATGTGTCGGTGGCGGCTCTCGGTGTGCTGTCGATTGTGCTGACCCTCGCGCTGGTCAGGAACACACCGAATGGTCCCGCGCTCCCGACGCAGATCAGCTCCGTTCGGGACACCCTCGTCAGCCTGAAGACCGTGTGGCTGCGTCCGGGCACCCGGCTGGGCTTCTTCACCCACATGGGCACGCAGTTCTCCGTCACGGTGTTCGCCTTGATGTGGGGTGTGCCGTATCTGACCGAAGCGCAAGGTCTTTCGGCCGGTGCGGCGGGCGCACTGCTGACCGTCTCCGTCGTCGCCGCCATCTCGGCTGGCATCGCCATCGGCATCGTCACCGGCCGCATGCCGCATCGCCGGTCACGCGTGGTGCTGGGCATCATCGCCGCGAACGCGATCGCGTGGACGGTCGTGCTGGCGTTGCCACATCGAGCGCCGATGTGGCTACTCGTGACTTTGATCGTCGTCATCTCGGTCGGCGGCCCCGGCTCGATGGTGGGCTTCGACTTCGCCAGGACGTTCAATCCGAGTTCGACGCTGGGCACCGCTCAGGGCATGGTCAACATGGGCGGCTTCGTGGCCTCGCTGTTGATCATGCAGGTGATGGGCCTGATCCTCGACGCCGCAGGCGACTTCTCCTTCGCCTCGTTCCGGCTGGCGTGGACGGTGCAGTATGCAGTGTGGGCCTTCGCAGTGATCGGAATCCTGATCACCAGGCGTAAGGCGCGCAGGCTGATGCGCGTCGAGGACGACGCGATGCTATTGGAGAGTGTCGAAACGCATCCGGCGGGCCGCTGA
- a CDS encoding MerR family transcriptional regulator, which produces MAEYRLDDLARISGVSARNIRAYRERGLLDPPRRVGRSAYYDDYHLSQLKTINQLLRRGFTSAHIAEFFTSMRQGADLADILGIQRAVLGPRAGEPASRAPSDPGAATLDADSEEARKLIDYGIADVVDGEVVLRDSEIGAIVARSTEPVLYARAIVRMLEATRDSIDAVAVDLVHTLEALYESRFGARHVPKPEQMAEVSRIVLDYRDLGDKVVADRVREAVRERLVTAVSEFTAGILLGGDSTEQ; this is translated from the coding sequence TTGGCTGAGTACCGCCTGGACGACCTGGCGCGCATCTCCGGTGTCAGTGCCCGCAACATCCGGGCCTATCGCGAGCGGGGTCTGCTCGACCCGCCGCGACGAGTCGGTCGGTCGGCCTACTACGACGACTATCACCTGTCGCAGTTGAAGACCATCAATCAACTGCTCCGCCGCGGGTTCACCTCCGCGCACATCGCGGAGTTCTTCACCAGCATGCGGCAGGGCGCCGATCTCGCCGACATCCTCGGCATCCAGCGGGCAGTGCTCGGCCCGCGGGCAGGCGAACCAGCCTCGCGGGCGCCGAGCGACCCGGGGGCCGCCACCCTCGACGCCGATTCCGAGGAGGCGCGCAAGCTGATCGACTACGGCATCGCCGACGTGGTCGACGGCGAGGTGGTGCTGAGGGACAGCGAGATCGGAGCCATCGTCGCGCGCAGCACGGAACCCGTCCTCTACGCGCGGGCGATAGTGCGCATGTTGGAAGCGACCCGGGACTCCATCGACGCCGTCGCCGTCGATCTCGTTCACACGCTGGAGGCGTTGTACGAGTCACGGTTCGGCGCGCGGCATGTGCCCAAGCCGGAACAGATGGCGGAGGTGAGTCGCATCGTGCTGGACTATCGCGATCTGGGCGACAAGGTGGTGGCCGACAGGGTGCGCGAGGCCGTGCGCGAACGTTTGGTCACGGCCGTCTCGGAGTTCACCGCGGGCATCTTGCTGGGCGGCGACTCGACAGAGCAGTAG
- a CDS encoding ABC transporter permease: MLSTPARRAVRVWVILVLCFLYAPLLLVVINAFNASRTFAFPPSGFTLQWWIDAANSQGMWTSLANSALVGLGATAVALVLGTMAAFAVQRYDFFGRHVVSFLVVLPITLPGIVTGIALNATFTSALGVTLGLATVIVGHATFCIVIVFNNIQARLRRLGTHFEDASADLGASPWQTFRYVTFPMMRGALLAGAILAFALSFDEIVVTTFTAGPTVQTLPIWIFGNLFRPNQAPVINVVAAALTVVAIIPVWLAQRFGGDPAATRV, translated from the coding sequence ATGTTGTCGACGCCGGCGCGACGAGCGGTACGGGTGTGGGTGATCCTCGTACTCTGTTTCCTCTACGCCCCACTGCTTCTGGTGGTGATCAACGCGTTCAACGCGTCGCGGACGTTCGCGTTCCCGCCAAGCGGTTTCACATTGCAGTGGTGGATCGACGCGGCGAACAGCCAGGGCATGTGGACGTCGTTGGCCAATTCGGCGTTGGTCGGCCTCGGCGCGACGGCGGTCGCGCTCGTGCTCGGCACGATGGCCGCGTTCGCCGTGCAGCGCTACGACTTTTTCGGCCGCCACGTCGTGAGTTTCCTCGTGGTGCTGCCGATCACGTTGCCCGGCATCGTCACCGGCATCGCACTCAACGCGACGTTCACCTCGGCGCTCGGCGTCACACTGGGCCTGGCCACCGTGATCGTCGGCCACGCCACGTTCTGCATCGTGATCGTCTTCAACAACATCCAGGCCCGGTTGCGGCGCCTTGGCACCCATTTCGAGGACGCGTCGGCCGACCTCGGCGCATCACCGTGGCAGACGTTTCGGTACGTGACGTTTCCGATGATGCGGGGCGCGTTGCTGGCCGGTGCCATCCTGGCCTTCGCGCTGTCCTTCGACGAGATCGTGGTCACCACCTTCACCGCGGGCCCGACGGTCCAGACACTGCCGATCTGGATCTTCGGAAACCTGTTCCGCCCCAACCAGGCTCCCGTGATCAACGTGGTCGCTGCCGCGCTCACAGTCGTCGCGATCATTCCGGTGTGGCTGGCCCAGCGGTTCGGTGGCGACCCGGCCGCGACGAGGGTGTAG